Proteins encoded together in one Caldilineales bacterium window:
- a CDS encoding site-specific integrase yields MPQLDLFADAEETVEVGTVSEAEARPAAGLSRSSSISAALPLYRSYLLGNGLSENTVTAFLGDIRLLVKFLHETASKEALNAIGTDVLNQFLYWLRFERKDPEGKPVPCSPKSFARRITSLKSFFGWLAATEVLPADPAAAVIQESVQAPLPRILNDAETERLMRATRDLLWSPSKPDARPHLLVLLLLQTGLKKGETVGIRLEDIDSSNPREPVLTVRYEDGRHPHKERQLFLGPGFLPVLNQYLRIYQPASHLFECTPRNLEYILEDAAHLADIQGGVSFETMRWTSAVRSYRFGAPPDALRQKLGLSAIAWRETFEKIKRLAGPAM; encoded by the coding sequence ATGCCGCAGCTTGATCTTTTCGCCGACGCCGAGGAGACGGTGGAAGTCGGGACCGTGAGCGAAGCTGAAGCAAGGCCGGCAGCTGGGCTGAGCCGATCCAGTTCGATCAGCGCCGCGCTGCCGCTCTATCGCAGCTATCTGCTGGGCAACGGCCTGTCCGAGAACACGGTCACGGCTTTTCTTGGCGACATCCGTTTGCTGGTCAAATTTCTACATGAGACAGCCAGCAAAGAAGCCCTGAACGCCATCGGGACGGATGTTCTCAATCAATTCCTCTACTGGTTGCGCTTCGAGCGCAAGGACCCCGAGGGCAAACCGGTGCCGTGCAGTCCTAAGTCCTTCGCCCGCCGCATCACCAGCCTGAAGTCGTTTTTCGGCTGGCTGGCCGCCACCGAGGTGCTGCCCGCCGACCCGGCAGCCGCTGTGATCCAGGAGAGCGTGCAGGCGCCCTTGCCACGCATCCTCAACGATGCCGAGACCGAGCGCCTGATGCGGGCGACGCGCGATTTGCTGTGGTCGCCGAGCAAACCCGACGCCCGTCCGCATCTGCTGGTGTTGCTGCTGCTACAGACGGGGCTGAAGAAGGGCGAGACGGTTGGCATCCGCCTGGAGGACATCGACAGCTCGAATCCGCGCGAGCCGGTGCTGACGGTGCGCTATGAGGATGGTCGCCATCCGCACAAAGAGCGCCAGCTGTTCCTGGGCCCTGGCTTTCTACCGGTGCTCAACCAATATCTGCGCATCTATCAGCCGGCAAGCCATCTGTTCGAATGCACCCCGCGCAATCTCGAGTACATCCTTGAGGATGCCGCCCACCTGGCCGACATCCAGGGCGGCGTCTCGTTCGAGACCATGCGCTGGACCTCGGCCGTCCGTTCCTACCGCTTCGGCGCCCCACCCGACGCCCTGCGCCAGAAGCTCGGCCTCAGCGCCATCGCCTGGCGCGAGACGTTCGAGAAGA